ATCTTGGCTGGTATTTTACTAAAGATGGGGACCTATGGCTTTGTGCGCTTTGCCATGCCGCTCTTCCCCGAGGCCTTGCTTAAATCGCAATCCTTGCTGGCGCTGTTAGCCGTGATCGGTATTGTTTATGGTGCTTTGGTGGCCATGGTGCAAAAAGATATTAAAAAACTGGTGGCCTATTCTTCGGTGTCTCATTTGGGGTTTGTGATGTTGGGGTTGATGTCGCTTTCTCCTCACGCCATTAACGGTGCAGTTTATCAAATGCTCAACCATGGGATTAGCACGGGGGCCTTGTTTTTGTTGGTAGGCATGATTTACGATCGAACTCATACCCGTGAAATCAAAGATTATGGTGGCATTGCCAAACAAGTACCCATTTTTACCGTCATCTTTATGATCGTGACTTTTTCAAGCATCGCCTTGCCGGGCACCAATGGTTTTATCGGTGAATTTTTAATTTTGTCGGGGGCTTATGCTAGTTTGCCTTGGCTAACCATTGTGGGTTCTACTGGCGTGGTGCTCTCGGCGGTTTACATGTTATGGATGGTCGAGCGAGTGTTTTTTGGTGAAATGCGAAATCCCAAATTGGCAACGTTGACCGATTTGAAGTGGAAAGAAATTTTTGTCATGGCACCTTTGGTGGTTTTAATTTTTTGGATGGGAGTACAGCCTAAATTTTTCCTCGATAAAGTCGACGTGGCTAGCCAAAGCTTGCTTTTACAAATGAAAACCTATCGAGGGGTGCAAGTTTCAAAAAAGGTGTCATTGCGAGGCACTCTGTCATTGCGAGCCCAGCAGGGCGTGGCAATCTCCCCGGTTAAACAGAAGAGATTGCTTCACCCTGCTGGGTTCGCAATGACAGAGTAAATACTGGGTTCGCAATGACTTCAGTAAATAATTTTATGTTAACTGAACATTATATCGATAATATACAAGTGTTAAGCATACTGAAGTCATTCTGGCCCGTGTGGTTGTTGGCCGCGGGGGGTCTTTTGATAATGTTTTTGGCCTTTCTCAAAGCCCTGATTCGCATTGAAGTTTGTGGTTATATTACCACCGCACTGTTTTTGGGCGCTTTGTTTGGTTTTGCTGGTCATTTAACGAATTTTACGCAAGCGAGCACCTCTTTTCTCATCGTCGATCCTTACGGGAGTTTTTTGGCCATCGTTATTTGTTTAGTGGGTGCGGTGATTAGCATGCTCGCCATTTCTTATTTTAAACGACAAGAAGAACGCATTGGCGAAATCTTTTCGCTACTTTTATTTTCAGCCGTGGGCATGTGCCTCATGGTGATGACCACTCATTTATTAACTTTGTTTATCGCCCTTGAGGTGATGAGTCTTTCGCTTTACGTGCTGGTGGGCGTGCAACGGCAGGCCTTTATTTCAAGTGAAGGGGCTTTAAAATATTTTGTCTTGGGGTCGGCCGCCAGTAGTTTTTTATTATTGGGGATCGCCCTGTTTTATGGGGCTACCAATAGCCTTTCGGTGCAAGGTTCATTGGGCGTGACGTTAGTGAAGCCTTTTGATTTATATTTGAAATTGGGCATTGTGCTGTTGATCTTGGGCTTTGCTTTTAAAGTAGGGGCGGTGCCGTTCCATTTTTGGACCCCCGATGTTTACACCGGGGCGCCTTATCCCATCACCGGGTTTATGGCCACCGGGGTTAAGGTAGCGGCCTTTGGGGCCCTGCTTCGCGTCTTGCAATACACCTTCAATCTTTTTCCCGTTCCTTCGATTCGTTTGGTCACCCTCTTAAGCCTTGCCACCATGATTGTAGGTAACTTGGCGGCCTTACGCCAAACCAATCTCAAACGCATCTTGGCCTATTCTTCGATTGGCCATGCAGGTTATTTACTGTTAGGCGTGGTGGCCTATTTAAGTCAATTGCAGGGGCAGGCGGCTGGAGATGTTGGCCCCATCCTTTTTTATCTCTTAACCTATTGCCTCATGACCTTGGGAACTTTTGCGATTTTAAGTACGCTCGCCAAAGGATCTGAAGAGGCCGTTGAGCTGAATGACTTAGCCGGCTTAGCAAGCCGCAAACCTTTTGTAGCTGGGCTTTTGGCGATTTTTCTTTTTTCGTTGGCCGGTCTGCCCCCCACCGTGGGTTTTGTGGGTAAATTTTATTTGTTCAAACAGGCGGTGATGATGGGCCATGTTTCGTTGGTGGTAGTGGCCGTTCTTACTAGCGCGATTTCTTTTTATTATTATGTGGCCCCCATTGTGGCCATGTATTTTAAAACTGGTGACAAGGTCACCATCACCTGGATAAATCCCCTGGCTCTCACCTTAGTGGCTATGTTAGCCTTAAGCATATTGTATTTGGGAATAAAACCTTCCCAATATTTGGTGTTAACCAATATGGCTTTCATGGCAACTAACCTATGATCAAAAATTTAGATGAATATTTGGAAATGCAGGCCAATCGCAACGAGGTGGTTGGCTCCTGGGGCTTCAGTTCTAATCTCAATTTTACTCGCATGAAACCTGAAGAAACCAATATTTGGTTTTTTGAACAGGTGTTTAATTTTTTGCGGTCGTTTTTTGGGCTCGTGGTTCCTGATTCGATGGAAATTATAACTTACAACGCGACCAAACAAGTCAAACGCCAAAACCTCGATCAACAAACTTTTTTAGACGAGCTCATGCTGGTGATGAAAGGCCTCAAACAGCACCTATGGACCATTCGCCTTAATCTCAATATTGTGGGTTTTTTACGCACCAAGAATCGGCCCGACGATCCGGTGCGATTGCAAATCAAAGAGCCTTGCACATTTATTGTTTGGGGTGGGCCCGATGAATCGGGCTTTCAATCATTCTCCATCACCTATAATTTGTTTTCCACCACCATCTTAGATGGCGAAGACCAAATGCTGTGGTCGATCAATCAACCGGTTTTAGAAAAGGCCCTGCGCAAATGGGAACAACAAACGGGCCAACGGATTAATGTGGTCGATAGCAATGCGGCCCATGTGCCGGTGAACCGCTATGGTTTTGGTGCCCCACGGCGCCCCACCCCACCCCCTCCACCGCCGCCATCTCAGACACGTGGCAAGGCCCCCGTTGCCTTTGAAATGGCAGATGACGAAGCCTTCAAAGCCGAGCTTAAAAATCAAGACCTGCCTGAGCTAGAAGACGAGCTGCTAGAAGATTGGGAAGACATAAATGACGAAGCCCCCGAGCCTGGACCCGATGAACCCAACGAACCCGCTGATTCAACCAAGAAAAAAGACCCCTTTGATTTTAGTTAATCATTGGCTGGTTGATCGATGGCGACGAGCAATGCGACGTTCAGGTTCTGTGGGGGGTGGCAAGTCATAGGGCAAAGGCGGCACACAGGTGATAACAGGTTCAGGCTCGTATTCTTCTTGAGATTTAATAGGTTCCCCTTCCCATGCATCAAGCTTAACCAGTTCACAACCACAAGGTTGTTCTTTAAAATTTCCCTCTTCATCTGTTGTGCCGGTGCAGTCGAAGCCGACGGGGAAGGTAAGGCAACCACCGAGTACCAAGTTAGGCTCATCAACCTCGGGCGGGTTACTTAGGATACCTATCAATTGTAATGGAATTAGCTCTAGAGAACGAGTCTCTCCATCCTTCGGGTAAGTCTTGTAGCGACCTGCATGACAAACCCTAACGTCACTATATTCTTCGGTAGCACACAAAACAGTCAACAATTTTGATTCTCTTGTAAGATAAAAACCTTTTATAACATTATCTTTATAGCCACCTTCTCCACCAAGGGGAGTCCCATTTCTAAAAATGGCCACAGTACCATCTTGTCTTTTAACTCTAAACTCTGGAGCATCCCGTAATGGGACATATTCGCCCTCTTTTGTTTGGATAAAATATGAAAGATTGGTCCCAGGGGTCGGATCAAGTTCAAATTTAGGACCCACAACTAAATCTTTTAACCCATCTCCATTAATGTCAGTCATAACGTAGGATCGATTAAAACTTGCAGAATCAAAAAGACTATCTAGCCATCCCATAAAAAACTCCTTAAAGCGATTACCCCATTTGACAAAGAATTATCGGGCAATGGGCATTTTTGTTGCCTATTATATAAAAATTTTGGCTTTTATGAATAAAAATAGAACTAATATGCATATTTATATGTGATTTTTCCCGCATATGCACTTGACGCCGCGCGCTTTTTCTTGTCATCCCTGCCCCTGCCTACGCAGGAGTAAACTCCGGCAGGGATCCAGTCTTTTCAAACACCTCTGGATTCCCGCTTTCGCGGGAATGACAACGGTGGCGTTAAGTGCATGTGCAGGTGATTTTTAGTAGATGAAAATTTGTAGGGCCTTTTTAAACTTGTTCTGTTTTTAAATATTGACTATGCTTAGGGGGTAAGCATATGATGAGATATGGCAAAGGTTTTTAAACCAACTAAGCTGATTTTTCAAAACTGGGGTAAACAAGGGGGAAAGATCCGAGCGCGTCAGCTTTCGGCTGAACGTCGTCGGGCCATTGCGGTGCAAGGGGCTCATGCCCGTTGGGGTAAAAAAGCTCACTTACTTCCACCTAGCGTTCGGCTTTCCAAACTTGAGTGGAATAACCCAGTTTATCTTGAAGAGATACTTTCAGAAGGTTCCTTAGAGGCTTGGCGAGAGTTGTATCGTCAGTTATACGACCAACCTT
The nucleotide sequence above comes from Deltaproteobacteria bacterium. Encoded proteins:
- a CDS encoding NADH-quinone oxidoreductase subunit N encodes the protein MFLAFLKALIRIEVCGYITTALFLGALFGFAGHLTNFTQASTSFLIVDPYGSFLAIVICLVGAVISMLAISYFKRQEERIGEIFSLLLFSAVGMCLMVMTTHLLTLFIALEVMSLSLYVLVGVQRQAFISSEGALKYFVLGSAASSFLLLGIALFYGATNSLSVQGSLGVTLVKPFDLYLKLGIVLLILGFAFKVGAVPFHFWTPDVYTGAPYPITGFMATGVKVAAFGALLRVLQYTFNLFPVPSIRLVTLLSLATMIVGNLAALRQTNLKRILAYSSIGHAGYLLLGVVAYLSQLQGQAAGDVGPILFYLLTYCLMTLGTFAILSTLAKGSEEAVELNDLAGLASRKPFVAGLLAIFLFSLAGLPPTVGFVGKFYLFKQAVMMGHVSLVVVAVLTSAISFYYYVAPIVAMYFKTGDKVTITWINPLALTLVAMLALSILYLGIKPSQYLVLTNMAFMATNL
- a CDS encoding NADH-quinone oxidoreductase subunit M, coding for MLWFNEHILTVVVFLPLAFAALGLLLKGSWSKYIATLGTLVTFVVSLHLWYHDSGAAGFRFSETMSWIPSLGIQYKLGVDGFSLWLVLLTTILSFLSVVFSTGSIQQREKEYYFFMLVLECGMLGALVALDVFLFYIFWEAMLIPMYFLIGIWGGKEKIYAAIKFFIFTLVGSVLMLVAILYLYFKAGQTFELSQWYNLELNLTEQLWLFAAFALSFAIKVPMVPLHTWLPDAHVQAPTAGSVILAGILLKMGTYGFVRFAMPLFPEALLKSQSLLALLAVIGIVYGALVAMVQKDIKKLVAYSSVSHLGFVMLGLMSLSPHAINGAVYQMLNHGISTGALFLLVGMIYDRTHTREIKDYGGIAKQVPIFTVIFMIVTFSSIALPGTNGFIGEFLILSGAYASLPWLTIVGSTGVVLSAVYMLWMVERVFFGEMRNPKLATLTDLKWKEIFVMAPLVVLIFWMGVQPKFFLDKVDVASQSLLLQMKTYRGVQVSKKVSLRGTLSLRAQQGVAISPVKQKRLLHPAGFAMTE